The following DNA comes from Corynebacterium urogenitale.
CTGATCCCACACGCCCGTGGTGACGATCACCAGGCCGGTCATGGTGACCACAATGATGGTGTCAATGAACGTTTGGGTCATGGACACCAGTCCCTGGCGCACAGGGTGCGTGGTCTTCGCAGCAGCAGCTGCGATGGCGGCGGACCCCATACCGGACTCGTTGGAGAATATGCCGCGGGCAACACCCATCTGCAGGGCGATGAGGATGCCAGCACCCACAAAACCGCCCGTCGCTGCCGTGCCAGTGAATGCATCAGTGAAGATCAAGCCGATGGCATCCGGGATCTGTCCCGCGTGGGTGACCAGCACGATAAAGCCGCCAACCAGGTAAATGACGATCATCAGTGGCACGAAAGCCGAAGTGACCTTACCGATCGTCTGAATACCTCCAAGCAGCACGGCACCAACGAGCACGAACATGATGATGCCGGAGATCCACGGATCCACGCCGAAAGTATCGTGCAGACCAGCAGACACGGCGTTCGCCTGGGTCATGTTGCCGATACCGAAGGACGCGATGATGGCTGCAATGGTGAAGAACCAGGCAAGGAAGACTCCCAGCCCGCCCTTGATGCCTTCCTGCAGGTAGCGCTGCGGGCCGCCATTGATCAGGCCGGCCTTGTCCGTCGTGCGGAAGCGCACGCCCAAGAAAGCCTCCGTGTATTTGGATGCCATGCCCAGCAGGCCGGTAATCCACATCCAAAAAAGGGCACCAGGGCCACCAATGGAGATAGCCGTCGCCACACCGACAATGTTGCCCACACCCACCGTGGCCGCCAGCGCGGTCGTGAGCGCCTGGTATTGCGTAATGTCGCCCGCGCCGCCTTCGTCGTTGCGGTCAAGCAGGCCGTGGCGCAGAGCCACTCCCATCTTGCGGAATTGGAGACCGCCAAGGCGAATGGTCAAAAACAGGCCAGTGCCGAGGAGTAGCGGGATGAGGAAGAACGGACCCCACACGAACCCGCCGATTTCACCCAGCCAACCCTCGAGTTGTTCAGCGAAAGAAACGTCAGTCATGGAGCGAATGTACAACTTCGATAAGAGTTCGGGGACTTAATTAACAAAACGTTCATATATCTGTTCGGTGATCGCCGAAGATGGGCTAGTGGCGTCGAATAATAAACACGGCTGAAACAAACAGGAGTCCGCAACTAATTCGGGGGAGAGTGGGCAAGAAAAGCCCGGCATGTTCAGGCACTCTAGAGGTAGACCACTTCGCTAGGTGAAACGAAGGAGACCTCATGCACCCACGCGCAGGACAACCAGCACAGGCAGAAGACCTCACCGACATCCCGGCCCTCCTCGCCGCGTATGCGGACATCCGGCCGGACCACAGCGACCCAGGCCAGCGCGTGACCTTCGGTACCTCCGGGCACCGCGGCAGTTCCTTCGACGGCGCCTTCAACGAGGTGCACATTGCGGCAACCACACAGGCGATCGTGGATTACCGCCGCCAGCAGAACATCAATGGGCCACTGTTCATCGGTCGCGATCCGCATGCCCTATCCGAGCCCGCCCACACCACTGCGCTGGAAGTTCTGGCGGGCAATGACGTGCCGACGTTCGTGGATTCGGCAGGAGGTTTTGTTCCGACGCCAGCAGTCTCCTTCGCCATTTTGGAGTACAACAAGCAGCTCCCTGGGGGCCCGACGGGGACGGACGCGGGGCGTGCTGATGGCATCGTGATTACCCCGTCCCATAATCCGCCGCGTGATGGTGGTTTCAAGTACAACCCTCCGACTGGTGGCCCGGCCGACACGGACGCGACGAGCTGGATCGCTGAGCGTGCGAATTCTTACCTGGACGCGGGTCTGCAGGGCGTGCACCGCACAACGTCCGTCGAGTCCAGCCCGAGCATCAAGAAGCACGACTTCCTGGGCGCGTACGTGAATGCGCTGCCACAGGTGGTGAACCTGGACGCTATCCGAGAGGCAGGGGTGCGGATCGGTGCCGATCCGATGGGCGGCGCTTCTGTCGACTACTGGGGGCGCATCGCAGAGGAGCACAACCTGGACCTCACGGTGGTCAATGACAAGGTTGATCCGGCGTTCGGCTTCATGACCTTAGATTCCGATGGCAAGATCCGCATGGATTGCTCTTCGCCTTCCGCGATGGCGTCTCTCGTGTCGGCCGTGGCGGGCAAGGGCGCGGCGGCGTTTGATATCGCCACGGGTAACGACGCCGATGCGGACCGCCACGGCATTGTCACCCCCGATGCTGGGCTGATGAATCCGAATCACTATCTGGCCGTGGCTATAGAGTATTTGTTCTCCCATCGTGAGGGGTGGCCGGCGAAGGCCGCTGTGGGTAAGACCTTGGTTAGCTCCTCGATGATCGACCGCGTGGTCGAGGGGCTGGGTCGGGACCTCAATGAGGTGCCGGTGGGCTTTAAGTGGTTCGTGCCGGGCCTGGTAGATGGTTCCGTGGGCTTTGGTGGTGAGGAATCCGCGGGTGCATCCTTCCTGCGCATGGATGGTTCGGTGTGGTCCACGGACAAGGACGGCATCATCGCGGATCTGCTGGCGAGTGAGATTTTGGCGGTGACGGGGAAGACCCCGTCCCAGCGCTACGCGGAGTTGGCTGAAAAGTATGGTGCGCCTGCGTATTCGCGCATCGATGCGCCCGCGAACCGCGAGCAGCGCGAAATTCTGAAGAAGCTCTCCCCATCTGACGTGACCGCGGATACCTTGGCGGGTGGGCAGATCACCTCCATCCTCACGGAGGCTCCTGGTAATGGGGCTGCGATCGGTGGTTTGAAGGTGACGACGCAGGACGCATGGTTTGCTGCGCGTCCGTCCGGTACCGAGGATAAGTACAAGATCTACGCGGAGTCCTTCAAGGGCGCGGAGCACGTGCAACAAGTGCTGGATGAGGCGCAGGTCGTCATCGACGGCGTGCTGGGTTAACGGGCGCGCGAGCTGCGCATAGCTTCGGGGTCGTGGGTGCAAGACGCGCATAGCCTCGGGCTGAT
Coding sequences within:
- the pgm gene encoding phosphoglucomutase (alpha-D-glucose-1,6-bisphosphate-dependent), coding for MHPRAGQPAQAEDLTDIPALLAAYADIRPDHSDPGQRVTFGTSGHRGSSFDGAFNEVHIAATTQAIVDYRRQQNINGPLFIGRDPHALSEPAHTTALEVLAGNDVPTFVDSAGGFVPTPAVSFAILEYNKQLPGGPTGTDAGRADGIVITPSHNPPRDGGFKYNPPTGGPADTDATSWIAERANSYLDAGLQGVHRTTSVESSPSIKKHDFLGAYVNALPQVVNLDAIREAGVRIGADPMGGASVDYWGRIAEEHNLDLTVVNDKVDPAFGFMTLDSDGKIRMDCSSPSAMASLVSAVAGKGAAAFDIATGNDADADRHGIVTPDAGLMNPNHYLAVAIEYLFSHREGWPAKAAVGKTLVSSSMIDRVVEGLGRDLNEVPVGFKWFVPGLVDGSVGFGGEESAGASFLRMDGSVWSTDKDGIIADLLASEILAVTGKTPSQRYAELAEKYGAPAYSRIDAPANREQREILKKLSPSDVTADTLAGGQITSILTEAPGNGAAIGGLKVTTQDAWFAARPSGTEDKYKIYAESFKGAEHVQQVLDEAQVVIDGVLG
- a CDS encoding alanine/glycine:cation symporter family protein: MTDVSFAEQLEGWLGEIGGFVWGPFFLIPLLLGTGLFLTIRLGGLQFRKMGVALRHGLLDRNDEGGAGDITQYQALTTALAATVGVGNIVGVATAISIGGPGALFWMWITGLLGMASKYTEAFLGVRFRTTDKAGLINGGPQRYLQEGIKGGLGVFLAWFFTIAAIIASFGIGNMTQANAVSAGLHDTFGVDPWISGIIMFVLVGAVLLGGIQTIGKVTSAFVPLMIVIYLVGGFIVLVTHAGQIPDAIGLIFTDAFTGTAATGGFVGAGILIALQMGVARGIFSNESGMGSAAIAAAAAKTTHPVRQGLVSMTQTFIDTIIVVTMTGLVIVTTGVWDQGEEAAGTMTAAAFSAGLGSQWGGTIVSMSVVFFAFSTILGWSYYGERNAERALGDWASLPYRMIFTCVVFLGATTELSLAWTFSDLANGLMALPNLIGLIILSGLVARETKAYLAFDPSLRARPEDVEKFLIDTKNPWRTSA